ATGTTTGGAGAAAAAGAGTTTTGAATCGAAATAGATCTAGACTCGCAGCCGACTATGTTGAGGAACCCGCTAATGAGGGCTAATACGTTAGCATATAATTTGTCCTGAAGGTTGTGTACAAGATGATTAGTGACATACCACTAGTAGACCAGCAGTCCCGAAGGACTTTGTTGCAAGTTGATATACAGCTCACCGCAAAAAGATTAATTGGTGTTATGAGCCTACCTTAGAAAAGATGTGGTCATAGTTTTTGGCTGTTCAGTTGAATTCGATGAtttgaaagaaattaatttatgaacgatatttaaattttgaaaaaaaaataaatttagcgTAAGTAATATTttactttttctaaatttatcaacaattacaaaattattatattcatgAAATTTGAGTAGTATTATTCatgatgcatgaatttgatgcatagtatattattatacaatatattattttggaAGGTTATCacaatatatgatcttattgtggatttgattgattgattttgaCACCTCATAATTTTAGAACTATAGTAAGAAAACTTAGAACTAATTTAATTTCAATCTGGCTATATTGAGGATCCCGCCAATGGGGGTTAATACGTTGGCACATCATTTATCCTAAAGGTCGCATCCAAGATGATTAGTGGCATACCGCTAGCAGACCAGCAGTCCTAAAGGACTTTGCTGCAAGATGATGCGTAACTCACTGCAAGAAGTTTAGTCAATCTTATGATCCTGCCAGAGAAAATAGGTGGTCATAGCTTAGGATCGATAAGATGAaatgaatatttgaaaaagaatttGAATTCACGAAAAGAATCTAATAttttaagaaagatttgattAATATCATAGCATTGCATATATGCTTATTTTTTGCATACTATTATCTATTTGATTACCAGATTGATCTAGCTAAAGTGTTCATTGCTTACCGGATTGTTTAgctcattatataatttttcttatttttttagttttagagAACTAGTCTACCGGAGTTTTTTAATACGGAAGAGCGAGTAGAAGATCTGTGGCagaagttatcttagattagagtttatttaaattgatgtattATCTTAGCCTAATGTTGGAATTTTGAGACATTGTAGTTGAGTTAGTAaaagaaataaagtttgcatATTGCTAGTCAAATTGTTTTGCCGCATATTTGTGATATTACGTGAGATACCTTGCATGCTCATGAGGATAGCTCTCTATGAGTGTGCAGCAGTTGCTGTGaccccccggctcgcgatctcgcgTCGGGGGCATGACAATTTGCTAGCTAGGGCTTTTATTAATCGTTAAGTAAAATGATTGTAACTTTTGATGAACAATGAGATCCATGACtgttatttttttcaattttctcaACAAAAAATAGAGCTCTTGCGCAttaacaaagagaaaaaattaCAGTACACCCTTCTAAATCTAGGCTATTTACATTTAGAACCCAAAgtttaaaagtattaattagctccCAAAACTCTTAATTCATTGGAATGTGACCCGAATGTTTATCTCTATTACAAAAGCTTATTACGTGAGGATCACATAGTAACTAATTTTGGTAAAATTCCGAAACTGCCTTCCCCACTAAGTTACCAAGGGCTCTTGTTTTAGAAAGAATTGGAGAAAATGGGAGAGAGTAGCGATTTGAAATCTATGCCAACGGATGACAGAGcgaagtgctttgagatctgtataGATGGATGGTGATAGAAGATGAAGCGCCTTAAAATCTGTGCATGCAGATGAAAGAAAATGGTGTGCATTAAGATTTGTACAAGCGGATGGATGATAGAGGACGGAGTGCTTTGAGGTCTGTTTAGGCAAATAGATAACAGatgaagtgctttgagatctatgcagatgGATGCATGATAAAGAACGAAGCTCTTTCAGATTTATTTGCGTGGATGAATGATTGAGGATGGagcacttgatgatcagtgtcGGTGAAGGAATGACAAAGAATGGAGCGCTTTAAGATCTATGTAGATGGATTGATGATAGAGAAtgaagtgctttgagatttgtataGGTGGATGGATGATAGAAGAATAAGCACTTTAAGATCTGTGCAGATGGATGGATTATAAAGAATGGAGCGCTTTGATATCTGTGTAGGTAGATTAAGACAAAAAATAGTCTCCCTAAATCAAGgatatttttgtattttttgtcACTCAATTAATGGTGTTAGGATCCAAATAAATGTTGGGCTACATTGCaacaaatttgaaattttggtaGCTAATTGATACTTTTTCAACTCTTAGGATCTAAGTATAAATGAACCAAACTTGGACAGATGTTTCTATAATTTTCTCTAACAATTACCATAACTTTTGTATCAAGCACATCTCATTCCGCAGTCAAGTACTTAACGTCGTCAATGTGATTGATTGCACCTCATCCCAATCTTTTAGCGGGTTAAGTCGAACCATGCCCATTTCTTACCTGATTTGATAAAAATTATCCACATGAGGCTACTTTGCAAGCAGTTGTTAAATTGGAAACCAGCGAGTCTGGGACCAATATGTTCTCCGATCAATGTATCTTGAACCAATTTTTATTGCTTCCAGAATCCAGAGGTTTCCATAATTTTACTACGCAAAGATACGTTGCCCTAAAATTCGACCGTTGCGTTGGTAAATCCCTTGCGCAACATCCAAAAAATCCACGCCTCCACGCCGCGCtatataaattcaaaaaaaatgccTGGGGTGAAACAAGTTGGGAGAGGAAAAAAATGGCTCCTTTGAAAGCCATCAACCCCGGTAGAGAAGCCATGGTGAACAGAAGCTGTTGCCCTCCAAAAACCCAATcatggaggagaaagaaaacctGACACCTCCCCACGAGATCCTTTCCGAAGTCACCCCAAAGAAACCAAACACATGTCCAGATTGTAACCAAAATGGTCCTCAGAGGGCTCCAAACTATCCTTCCCAATTCCGATCCGAAACTGATGAGAAACCTCATGACCCTGAAGATGATCGAGTTTTCTGTAtttgtgagaagagaggagtggaaaTGGAGGAGGGCATCTCAACATGTAAAGAAGAGCTTGAATCGGAACTGGAAGCAACATCGACGAAGAATTTGGTATGCAAGGAACGTTTTGAAGGAGATGATGAGATCACTTCtttaatggagtctctctttcttgaagCGCAGGATCGCAGTTGGGATGAAGAGTCGGAGATCAGCCTCCACCTCTGTTACTGCTCTTACTGCAATGGTTTGTAAGGCTACATGGGGGTTTCTGAGctaatttatcttttatcttctaGGTAACTTTTTGTTGCAAGTAATGTAATTTTCTGTCAACAGACCACTCTCGAATAAAAGCTGAATAATGGAAGTATTATCTCCATAAAATACATGCATTCTGACAACAAACTGAACATTCAAATGCAATAAATTTACTTGCACAATATGCGCATTTGAATCGATAAAAGTTCTTGAAAAGAAGCAAGCCTTAGATCCTGTTTCCAAGAACATTTTCGCAGCAACGGCGACAATTAGAAGTACGTATACAAGTGTAACAAATAGATAGGAGACAATACCCACATATGATTCGATATATGTGTTTGAAACCAACGAAGGATCTGTTGGATGTGTTAATAATTCTACAAAGCAGCCTTTCCACCTAGAAGGCTGTCTTTATCTCGACTGGTGGTTGAAGAAGTGTTATTGTAGCAATTCCGGACGTTAAGCAAGTTATATACATGGCTAGGCGCCTTTGTTAAAGCTTTCAATCTCCTTCCCTTGTCCTTCTTCAATGGCTTTATCTCCAAGTTCTGTTTTATTAGATAGAAAAATACTATAAGATAAACAAATACAATGCAAGTTAACAATTTTTCCATGTTGCAAATTGATATTTGATGTCAGTAAGTGCAAAATTACCTCGTTCGAATTCACGGATTCGGTGCTGTTTTCCCTCCCATgagccttcttctccttcttctccatgATTTCAGGTAGTTTATCTGCATTTATCCATGAAGAAATTGTTGAGCAATTCTAGCCTTGGACGTCATTACCATGCTTGGGAAGAAATTTTGCACCAATAGAAGAAATGCCGGCTAAAACTTGAAAATGTTGTTTTATTGCTTTAAATCCCACAACTGAATGTGGGTCCCatattaaaaaaagatttttttttgcatgaatattcttttaaaaattcaaatttgcataaatactctcttaaaatttatatttatttttgtatcctcataaaatactgtttttgcaTAAATGCCTCTAATATAATGGTTCTTcaacaccgttaataaaaaccatatttattttaattaaaaataaaataaaattttaaaattattttttttggttctccATCGCGACTGTCTtaaaaatgtttctttttgcacGTGTACCcattaagagtattttagtcattttcatttgaaactattaattttttaacgacgtTAGATGGCATGgctatatatacaaaaataagaatgaaaaaaaatagagtagcaaaataagtattttacgaggatatacatgtaaatattaattttgaaaaaatatttatgcaaatttgatatttaagagaaaaaaaaaaacctcaaataaaaaaaaataccgtACCTCTCCTTCTATTGCCGCCGAATTTAACCGAGGAATCGGCCTCCGAGTCGCGCGCCAAATCCATGCAATAAAACCTAAAACTCGGCGATCCGAGCGGTTCCTCATCCGCCGCGAAAGACCGCAACTTCTTCCCCTTCTCGTCGTCCTCCTCCTGCCCCCTGAATCCTAaccccctcttctcctcctcttcctccttctccagcACAGCCGTTGCCGCCGCCGCCCcggtctccttctcctccaccgccgTCGCTGCCTTCTCCTCATCGTCTATCGTTTTCTCTTCATTCACCTTCTCCGCAGCTGTGGGGAAGGCGGCGACGGCCTCCGGCGATCCGGCGACCTCGTCCTCCTGCCCCGCCTCCGTCCCGGCAGCGCCGCGGGTGGACTCGTCGTCGACCATCTCCTCGCGTTCCTCGGGGCGGAGGAGCTCCGAGCTGGAGACGATGCTCAatttcctctccctcctccgccgtttcacctcctcgatcttcCGCCGGATCGGCCTCATCCCCGGCCGCAGCTCCATCCACGGCTCCGGCTTCGACTGGCCGTGGCCCATTGGAGAagcgaggagagggagagagagagggggggggggggggggggaggattCAAGGATTTGTTCGAGCCTTGGACGGGAGACGAtttgaggggaggggagggctgGGG
This is a stretch of genomic DNA from Phoenix dactylifera cultivar Barhee BC4 chromosome 9, palm_55x_up_171113_PBpolish2nd_filt_p, whole genome shotgun sequence. It encodes these proteins:
- the LOC103715313 gene encoding pre-mRNA-splicing ATP-dependent RNA helicase prp28, whose amino-acid sequence is MPTVTGKHSPPPAPPPNLNPNALPNTPALPSPQIVSRPRLEQILESSPPPPPPLSLPLLASPMGHGQSKPEPWMELRPGMRPIRRKIEEVKRRRRERKLSIVSSSELLRPEEREEMVDDESTRGAAGTEAGQEDEVAGSPEAVAAFPTAAEKVNEEKTIDDEEKAATAVEEKETGAAAATAVLEKEEEEEKRGLGFRGQEEDDEKGKKLRSFAADEEPLGSPSFRFYCMDLARDSEADSSVKFGGNRRRDKLPEIMEKKEKKAHGRENSTESVNSNENLEIKPLKKDKGRRLKALTKAPSHVYNLLNVRNCYNNTSSTTSRDKDSLLGGKAAL